A part of Podarcis raffonei isolate rPodRaf1 chromosome 12, rPodRaf1.pri, whole genome shotgun sequence genomic DNA contains:
- the MRPL32 gene encoding 39S ribosomal protein L32, mitochondrial, whose translation MAAAALLLVFPSPLPRIQGFLRSCWSQLGCRSPPGAPALAIQGPAFLPEPVEENAESKETPSFLDSIFWMAAPKSRRTIEVNRCRRRNPRNLIKIKRNIDVCPQCGNLKLKHILCGYCYAKVKRETVAIRKEIWAQEGGPHKAPPVETVVLYEGEKARDEDEGKRIIERTRKRPSWFTQD comes from the exons ATGGCGGCGGCCGCGCTGCTGCTGGTCTTCCCGTCTCCTTTGCCTCGGATCCAAGGCTTCCTCCGAAGCTGCTGGTCCCAGCTGGGCTGCCGCAGCCCGCCCGGGG CTCCTGCTTTAGCAATTCAGGGTCCAGCTTTTTTGCCTGAACCTGTAGAAGAGAATGCTGAAAGTAAGGAGACTCCAAGCTTTCTAGACAGCATATTTTGGATGGCAGCCCCAAAATCAAGGCGGACCATTGAAGTAAATCGCTGCAGGCGAAGGAATCCTAGGAACCTTATAAAAATAAAG CGAAACATTGATGTCTGTCCTCAGTGTGGCAACCTGAAACTGAAGCATATTCTTTGTGGCTATTGTTATGCAAAGGTTAAACGGGAGACAGTTGCCATAAGGAAAGAAATATGGGCACAGGAGGGAGGACCACATAAGGCTCCACCTGTAGAGACTGTTGTACTGTATGAGGGAGAGAAAGCTAGAGATGAAGATGAAGGCAAGCGGATCATAGAACGAACAAGGAAGCGCCCATCTTGGTTCACACAGGACTGA